Part of the Meiothermus sp. QL-1 genome is shown below.
GAACCTCGGCCTCGGTGGCGTGGTGGTCGCGCTCCGGGACGGCCATGTCGGTGATGGTGGAAAGCCCCAGCACCCTAGCACCCAGGTGGCGCAGGGCGATGACCTCCGGAACGGTGGACATCCCGATGGCGTCGGCCCCCAGGCTGCGCAGCACCTTCAGTTCTGCCCGGGTGGCGAACTGCGGTCCGGGCCACCAGGCGTACACCCCCTCGCGCAGAAGGAAGTCTTGGGCCCGGGCCACCTTGTGGGCCAGCGCGCGCAGAGTGGGGTCGTAGGCATCGAAGGTCACCGGGAAGCGGGGGCCCAGCCGCTCGTCGTTGGGACCGGTGAGGGGAGAGAGGGCCGCGTAGTTGATGTAATCGCTGTGCAGCATCAGTTCCCCAGCGTTCCAGGCGGGGTTGAGCCCCCCGGCGGCCGAGGTCACGATGAAGGTG
Proteins encoded:
- a CDS encoding purine-nucleoside phosphorylase, encoding MPSYEEIQAAVKHIQSQTDFTPEVGLVLGSGLGPLADEIETVASFPYAELPHFPRSTAPSHEGKLILGRLEGKNVLAYKGRVHVYEGYTPAQVVFPLRVGFFLGARTFIVTSAAGGLNPAWNAGELMLHSDYINYAALSPLTGPNDERLGPRFPVTFDAYDPTLRALAHKVARAQDFLLREGVYAWWPGPQFATRAELKVLRSLGADAIGMSTVPEVIALRHLGARVLGLSTITDMAVPERDHHATEAEVLATAAQSGALFRRFVRGILAAL